The DNA sequence GGCGACGGACGCGGTGGAGTCGGTGGCACTGGTCATGGTGTGGGGGATCGCAAACAGAATGGAGGAGGCAAGCGTATCATTGGCACCTATTGATGCTGATGCCAATTATTGGCGATTAAATGCCATGCGTGTCCAACTCACCTCCGTTTGTCCCAGCGCCGAAGTGGATGCCTTCCAGCATCTGGGCAGTGCCGTAGTAGCCTTTGCGCGCGAGCTGGCCTATCGCGACCTGCTGCGGGCACACTCGCATCGGCGTGGTCAGTTGCTCTATGCGGTGGAAGGCGTGATGCAGGTGCGAACCCCGCAAGGGGTGTGGATGGTGCCGCCGCAGCGGGCGCTGTGGGTGCCGCCCCAGGTGGAGCATGAGATTCGCATGTTGAGCAAGGTGAGTATGCGCACGTTGTACATTGGCGAAGTGGAGGGGCAGGTGATCGGTGCGCAATGTCGTCTGCTGGAAGTGTCGGTGCTGCTGCGCGAGCTGATCCTGGCCTTGCTGGCCGAGCCGCGCGACTATGCTCCGCACAGCCGTGCCGGTCACGTGGCCGAATTGATCCTCTCCGAGCTGGGGCGGGCACCCGCCATTCCGGTGGCCATCCCCTGGCCCCGTGATCGTCGCCTGCAAGCCATCTGCGAAGCCATTCTGGCCGATCCCGGCCGTCAGTTTTCACTGGCCGACTGGGCCGGGCTGGGCGGGGCCAGCGTGCGCACGGTAATCCGTCTCTTTCCCAGGGAGACCGGTCTGCAGTTTCGCCACTGGGTGCAGCAGGTGCATCTGAGCGAAGCGCTGGTGCGGCTGGCGCGTGGAGATGCGGTCGGGGTGGTGGCGCAGGCCTTGGGCTATCGCAGCCAGAGTGCGTTTTCCAGCATGTTCCGCAAGGCCTTGCGCAGCACGCCCAACCAATACCTGCCACGTCAGGAAAAGCGCCGCATCACCCTGGCTACGCAATAGGGGATGACCGCCCACGGCGATTGCGGGCACACTAGCGCACTTCCCTGTTCGTTTTCTGGAGTTTGCATGGTTCAACCTCAACCTACCCGCCTGCCTGCCATCACACGCGAGGCGATGCGTCCCGACCAGCGTGCGATGCTCGACGCCATCCTGGCCGGCCCGCGCAAGAATCTCAACGGCCCTTTCGTGGCCTGGATCCACAGTCCGCCGCTGGGCGAACTGGCCCAACGTCTGGGCGCCTTTTGCCGTTATGACACCGGCTTGCCGCTACGCTTGTCGGAACTGGCCATTCTGACCACGGCGGCGTGCTGGCAATCGCAGGCGGAGTGGTTCATCCACTTGCCCATCGCCATCGAGGCAGGTATCGACCCGGCCGTGGCCGAGCAGATCCGCCTGGGCCAGAGCCCGCATTTCGTCGCCGCCGATGAAGCGCTGGTCTGGCGCTTTGCCAGCGAGCTGTATCGTGACAAACGCGTCTCCGAGACCACCTATGCGCAGGCCTGCGAGATGTTCGGCCTGCAGGTGGTGGTGAACCTGGTGGGTCTGCTCGGTTATTACGCGCTGGTGGCCATGACCTTGAACACCTTCGCTATGCGCGCCGAAGGGCAGGGCGAGGATCAACTGCCCTTTGCGGAGCCGCCGTCAGCGTCTGTCTGATTGGGCGATACGTCACGTCCCGCCTGAGAAGATGCTGATTTGCAAGTGTAAAGATTGACGATCTTTTACCGTAACCAAGTCATGAGAACTCCGAACCAGGAGAGCGAACATGACGATGGAAACCGATCTGACCATCATGGCCCGCGAGGCCCTCACGCAACTGGCCTCGCAATATCCTCCTCGCGGTGACGGCGCGTCGCCCCCCACATCGGCGCCCCGGCCAGCCGTTGAGCAGGCCTTGCCGGAAGAAGGCGTGACACTGTCGTTATCGGCGCAAGGCAAGCTCATGGCCGCGCTGGCCAGTGCCGTCGACAATGTCACCACGGCTGCGGTCGGCTCCACCGAGGCGGTCCAAGTCCTGCTCGAGACTGTTGGTGGTGCTGCGCGCCCGATCACGCGCAATACGCTCTTTGCGATCGAAGCCCAATTGGTAGCCGCGCGTCGTGGCGCCGATGCGATCGCTTTTGCCGATGCGCAACTGCCGCCCTCGGAGGATGCCCAGCGCCTGGTGCAGGCGCGTCAGGCCACCGACTCCTTGTATGGCCGCGCCGCCAATCCATTCACGGGTTTGTCGCGCGCCGAGCTGTCGGCCATCGTCTATGACGATAGTGGCGCCTACACCGTCAACGAACGCTATGCCGCCGCCAACCAGCGTACCGAGCTGGACCAGAAATTCTGGGCACCGGTATTTCAGCGTGCCCTTGACAGCGGCGACTGGAAGCCGGTCATCGCGGCAGCCCTGGTGTTCTACGCCAGTCTGTCGACGCTGGAGCAGACCGCCTATCCTTCCAACTATGCGCAATTGCTGCAGCAATATCTGGACCTCTATCAGTGGCAGCCGCAATCGCCTTTACCGCTGCAGCAGCAGGCCGACCTGGCGCGCATGTTGGAAACCTTGGTCTTGCCACTAGGGCCGATGGCGCTGGCCGGTGGCGTCATCCGCGGCCTGGTCTTGCCACGCCTGGGGCCGTCGCTGGCCGAACTGATCGCTGCCGCGCCGCGCCTGGCCGACCTGGTACAGGTCAACAACATTGCCCACAACGTGCAGGACAGTGCCTATCTGGTGTTGCTGCAACGGGTGTTCGGTCTCTCGCGGCGCGAGGAGGAGCCGGCCCCATTGCGCCGCGCCGGAGCGGGGGCGCTCAATCGCGATTTCCTGGCCTACGATGACCGGCGCCTGCTGGCCGAGGCCTATGCCTACGCCCAGACCCATGAGATGGCATTGGAAGAGGTGGATGCCCTGGCCCGTGATCTGGCCGCCTACCGCCGCGCGCGCGCCGGTGCTGCAAATACGCGAGGTGCTGCTGCGGCTGCAGGTAAGGATGTGCCTGGTAATGGCCTTGCGCAGACGGCGCGCATGAGCAACGCCGATGCGGTCATTGCCCAGCGCTTGTTGAGCAGTCGTGCCGCCAGCATGACGCAGCTCGATCATGGCTTTTTGGCTTGGCTGCTCGATCCGGCCGGTGGCGGCTGGCGCGACGGTGAACTGAGCGGTCACCAGGTCAGCTTCAGCGCCCTGGAAAAACTGCTGGCCGGCCTGGCAGGTGTGGGCATCGGAGAGCCGGCCGGCGAGGGCAGGGGACTGGAAGCCTCGTACCGCATGGCGCTGGAACGCATCGCCCTGCAGGATCTGCCAGTGCTGCGTCAGCAGGCGCAAGCTGCCGCCGGCGATGCAGCGCGCACGCTCACGCTGGCGGCGCAGATGGCGGCACTGGCGCGCAGTGATGCGGCTGACACCGCCTTCATGAACAATGCCCTCATGCTGCTGCGCATGTATCGCATGTCGCTGACCATGAGCCCGGCCGAGCAACGCACCTTGGCCGAACTGGTCTATTGCGCCATGAAGAAGCGTCGCGTGCGCCCGCGTCGGGGCAAGCTCTTCCTGGGCTGGGCCGAGCGCAGCCCGCTGATGCCGTCGCTGCCGGGTTGAGCGAGGGCCGCAGACAGGCTCACACGGTCGGCCAGGCGCGCTGCAGGATGGCTTGCTGCGCCGCCAGGCTGGTGACGGCCAGCGTGCCGTAGACGCGTCCACCATCGCGATCGCAACGACTGGCCAGGAATGCCTCGGCAGATTCGCCAGGGGCATGACGCAGCATGAGCATCATCTGCAGGGCCAGCACCAGTTGCTGGACCAAACGGCGAGCGCCAGCCTGACGTTGTTCTTCCGGTGCCGCCAGCCATTGTTTCAGATCGCGTACACGCTGTGCCAGTGCCGAATGCACAGCGGCTGCATCGTCCAGCGCCATCAGCAGCAGCGCGAAACCTTCGGTCTCGTGCTCGATGGCGCGCAATACATCCAGGCACATCACATTGCCGGAACCTTCCCAGATCGAATTGACGGGCGCTTCACGATAGAGCCGTGCCATCGGCCCGTTCTCGACGTAGCCGTTGCCGCCCCAGACTTCCATGCATTCCCCGGTGAATTCCAATGCGCGCTTGCAGATCCAGAACTTGGCGGCGGGCGTGACGATACGCTTCCAGGCGCGTTGCAGCGGATCGTCCGGGGCATCGAAGGCATGGGCCAGGCGCAGCATCAGCATGGTGGCGGCCTCGCTCTCCAGGGCCAGGTCGGCCAGCACGGCGCGCATGAGGGGCTGCTCGGCCAGCAAGCGGCCGAAGGCGCTGCGATGACGTGCATGGTGGATCGCCTGCACCAGCGCTTGTCGCATCAGCGCGGTGCTGCCGATGACGCAATCCAGACGGGTATGGTTGGCCATCTCGATGATGGTGGGGATGCCGCGCCCGTCCTCGCCCACCATGATGCCCAGGGCTTCTTCGAACTCCACCTCGCTGCTGCTGTTGGAGCGGTTGCCAAGCTTGTCCTTGAGGCGCTGGATCAGTACCGGATTGCGCTTGCCATCGGGCATCCAGCGCGGCACGAAGAAACAGGACAGGCCGTTTTCGGTGCGTGCCAGCATCAGGTGCGCATCGCACATCGGTGCCGAGAAAAACCATTTGTGGCCGGTCAGCAGGTAGGCCGCACCGCGACCCTGCTGGAGCGCATCGGCCGGCATGGCGACGGAGGCATTGCTGCGCACGTCCGAGCCGCCCTGTTTTTCGGTCATGCCCATGCCGATCAGGATGGAGCGCTTGTGCATCATCGGCAAGTCACGTCCGTCGTGCTCGCGCGAGAACAGACGCGTGCGCAATTGCGCGAACAGCGCCACTTCCTGTTGCAGTACCGGGATGGCTGCAAAGGTCATGGTGGTCGGGCAGAGCGACCCGGCCTCGACCTGGGCATGGAGGAAGTAACCCGCCGCCCGTGCCGCGTGAGCACCATCGCCGGGTTGCATCCACGGCAGCGCGTGCAGGCCGGCGCGCCGCAGTTGTTCCAGCAGCGTATGCCAGGCCGGGTGGAAATCGACCACGTCGATGCGATGGCCAGTGCGGTCATGGGTACGCAGTACCGGACTGTGCTGGTTGGCCAGCGCGGCCAGCTCACTCATCTCGGCCGTGCCAAGCGCCTCGCCCTGGCTGGCCAGGGTGCAGTCGTGCCAGTGTGCGCCTTCGCGCTGTACGGCTTCGACCAGGGCCGCATCGTTGCGGTAGAGGTTGTAGTCGCACAGGTCAGGGGCCTGGTTGCTGATGTCGTGGGTATGCATGTGGTCTCCGTGGGAGCCGCGCAAGCCTTGTTATTGTGCCGGATCGTTTGGTCGTGGTGCGCGCCTGAAAGCCTTTAGTGTGCGCGTATTTGGCGGGCTTGTGAACCGTAGAAAAGATCTCGCGAGCACAGGAGCTGAGGGGGGATAACCAGTTTTCCCTTCCTGTGCGCCGTTTAATAGGCCATATAATACTCAGCTTTGCCCTGAGCATTCATGCTTGCCAGCCATCACAAGACACCTGCAGGTACCACTCCTCGCCCTCCAAGCCATGCACCCTACCGCCGCGACATTGATGGCCTGCGGGCCATCGCCGTGCTCTGCGTGGTGGTGTTCCATGCCTTCCCGGAATGCCTGCCAGGGGGATTCGTCGGGGTGGACATCTTCTTCGTCATTTCCGGCTTCCTGATCAGCGGCATCCTGTTCGACGCGCTGCAGCGAGGGCACTTCAGCATCATCGACTTCTATATCCGACGTGTCAGGCGCATCTTCCCCGCGCTGTTGCTGGTGATGCTGGTGTGCCTGCTGGCGGGTTGGTTCATCCTGCTGCCGCAAGAATATCGACAACTGGGCAAGCACATCCTCGGTGGTGCCGGCTTCGTCTCCAACATCGTGCTGTGGAGCGAGGCCGGTTATTTCGACACCTCGGCCGAGACCAAGCCCCTGCTCCATCTATGGTCGCTCGGGGTGGAAGAACAGTTCTACCTGTTTTGGCCCTTGCTGCTGTGGGCCGCCTGGAAACGCCGACGCACGATGCTGGCGACCCTGTTGACGGTCATGCTGCTGTCCTTTGGTTGGAATGTCGTGTCGGTCCACCAGGATGCCGTGGCCGCTTTCTACCTGCCGATGTCGCGTTTCTGG is a window from the Herbaspirillum rubrisubalbicans genome containing:
- a CDS encoding AraC family transcriptional regulator — its product is MRVQLTSVCPSAEVDAFQHLGSAVVAFARELAYRDLLRAHSHRRGQLLYAVEGVMQVRTPQGVWMVPPQRALWVPPQVEHEIRMLSKVSMRTLYIGEVEGQVIGAQCRLLEVSVLLRELILALLAEPRDYAPHSRAGHVAELILSELGRAPAIPVAIPWPRDRRLQAICEAILADPGRQFSLADWAGLGGASVRTVIRLFPRETGLQFRHWVQQVHLSEALVRLARGDAVGVVAQALGYRSQSAFSSMFRKALRSTPNQYLPRQEKRRITLATQ
- a CDS encoding carboxymuconolactone decarboxylase family protein, encoding MVQPQPTRLPAITREAMRPDQRAMLDAILAGPRKNLNGPFVAWIHSPPLGELAQRLGAFCRYDTGLPLRLSELAILTTAACWQSQAEWFIHLPIAIEAGIDPAVAEQIRLGQSPHFVAADEALVWRFASELYRDKRVSETTYAQACEMFGLQVVVNLVGLLGYYALVAMTLNTFAMRAEGQGEDQLPFAEPPSASV
- a CDS encoding isovaleryl-CoA dehydrogenase — translated: MHTHDISNQAPDLCDYNLYRNDAALVEAVQREGAHWHDCTLASQGEALGTAEMSELAALANQHSPVLRTHDRTGHRIDVVDFHPAWHTLLEQLRRAGLHALPWMQPGDGAHAARAAGYFLHAQVEAGSLCPTTMTFAAIPVLQQEVALFAQLRTRLFSREHDGRDLPMMHKRSILIGMGMTEKQGGSDVRSNASVAMPADALQQGRGAAYLLTGHKWFFSAPMCDAHLMLARTENGLSCFFVPRWMPDGKRNPVLIQRLKDKLGNRSNSSSEVEFEEALGIMVGEDGRGIPTIIEMANHTRLDCVIGSTALMRQALVQAIHHARHRSAFGRLLAEQPLMRAVLADLALESEAATMLMLRLAHAFDAPDDPLQRAWKRIVTPAAKFWICKRALEFTGECMEVWGGNGYVENGPMARLYREAPVNSIWEGSGNVMCLDVLRAIEHETEGFALLLMALDDAAAVHSALAQRVRDLKQWLAAPEEQRQAGARRLVQQLVLALQMMLMLRHAPGESAEAFLASRCDRDGGRVYGTLAVTSLAAQQAILQRAWPTV